In Populus alba chromosome 4, ASM523922v2, whole genome shotgun sequence, the genomic window TGTCAGATAGCGTCCCCTTTCTCTGTTTGTAACATcgtatttgtttttctcacttCAATGCATTAAATGACAAGATTGTAAGAATTCTGTAGGGAAAATTTTGAGAGGGCGAGATGGAAGAGGCACTGCTGCCCAATACTGAAGAGAGGACACGGGCTTCTACTACCTTTGTGGAAGAGCTAAAGAAGGTGACCTCCATTGCAGCTCCAATGGTGGTGGTGACGGTGTCCCTACACTTGTTGCAGGTTGTGTCACTAATGATGGCGGGGCACCTTGGTGAATTGTCTCTGTCTGGGGTCTCCATCGGTGGATCTTTTGCTGGGGTCACTGGCTTTAGTCTCCTAGCAAGTCTTCTTTTCTCTATCTTCTTACTCGTATATGCACCAAAAAGATACAAGCCTTAGCTATGAGTTTCCTTAcgaaaatttgataaaatctttatttataaaattccaTCTTGTCAGATTCTAAAACTTGGAAATCACATGCTAAGCATCAGTAGGGCTGCTCTAGTTTGAATAAATATGCAATCGATTTGAAGTATTTATGCATCCATGATATACTTATTGAAGTACTTATTCCTTACAATCCTGAAACGCATGGCGAGATTAATGGGAGAGCAGATTTAGTTATTGATTGATGTGTCTCagtttttaattcttgattcaAGCTTGAACTTGTATGCAAGATGATTGACAGTATATTTACATATATACCATGCAGTTTGGATTGGCAGGAGGCTTGGAAACTCTATGTGGACAAGCTTATGGAGCAGGGCAATACCAAAAGTTTGGAACTTACACATACTGTGCAATAATCTCTCTCCTTCCAATATGTGTCCCTGTATCTATCCTTTGGATATACATGGACAGGATATTGATAGCAATAGGCCAAGATCCTGAAATCTCAACGGTAGCCTGCCGATATGCTACTTGTCTCATTCCCGCGTTATTTGCCTATGCTGTTCTTCAGTCGCTACTTCGCTACTACCAGTCTCAGGGCTTGATTCTACCAATGCTTTTCAGCACTTTTGCAACTTTATGTGTCCATATACCTCTTTGCTGGGCTCTAATATTTAAATGGGAACTAGGAAGTACCGGAGCAGCATTCGCCATTGATGTGTCTTACTGGTTAAATGTGGTATTCCTTGCACTTTATATGGGGTTCTCTTCATCCTGCGAAAAGACCCGTGTCGTCTACTGGAATCATATTTTCTCTAGCATTAAGGAGTTCTTTCGCTTCGCTCTCCCTTCTGCTGTAATGGTTTGGTAATTTCTCGTCCGTACGTGTACAGTCTAACGATGATGTAATTTATTGAGCCTCTATTCACATCTGCTTTGaatttctaataattaaatacttCGTTCGTTCTTTTCATGGCGATGGTCAGTCTTGAATGGCGGACCTTTGAACTGCTTATATTGCTGGCTGGACTTCTGCCAGATTCACAGCTTGAAACATCTGTTCTTTCTATCTGGTATGCTTCTCTTCCTATACTTTAAAGATGGCTGATTGGGGACTTTGATAGGATTGCTTCTGATTCTCTCTTAACATTGGAACCAGCCTAGCAACAACGTCATTGCACTTCTATGCACTATCTGGGATCGCAGCTGCTGGGAGGTTTGATTCATTTCTTGTCTCTTCAAGTTTGCAtagatgaaagaaaaatctcATTTACTTATC contains:
- the LOC118056061 gene encoding protein DETOXIFICATION 3-like, whose protein sequence is MEEALLPNTEERTRASTTFVEELKKVTSIAAPMVVVTVSLHLLQVVSLMMAGHLGELSLSGVSIGGSFAGVTGFSLLFGLAGGLETLCGQAYGAGQYQKFGTYTYCAIISLLPICVPVSILWIYMDRILIAIGQDPEISTVACRYATCLIPALFAYAVLQSLLRYYQSQGLILPMLFSTFATLCVHIPLCWALIFKWELGSTGAAFAIDVSYWLNVVFLALYMGFSSSCEKTRVVYWNHIFSSIKEFFRFALPSAVMVCLEWRTFELLILLAGLLPDSQLETSVLSICLATTSLHFYALSGIAAAGSAQVSNHLGAGNHKAAQVVVRAVLSVSLVEAVIVSTNIFCFRHVFGYAFSNEKAVVDYVTEVAPLLCLSVIVDSLQTVLSGIARGCGWQHIGVSINLGAYYLAGIPVAVLLCFVLHLRGKGLWIGVLTGSTVQATLLALITSLTNWKKQATKARERMLDGTASADNGFPSSL